CAGATTGTGCTGGCAATGAAATGCCGCTGGTATTGGGGCCTGATTTTGCCGGCCTGTTTTGGCGCTTTTACGATTTATGCATGGGTGGATCTGATGAGCATCGGAATCCAATTTTCGGTGCTCGCCGCACTGGCCATCCCCCCGATCTGGCTGGTGAGCATTTTTGACGTTTTTTATTGGCGCAGGAAGTGGAAAGGGATACAGGGAACCTGCGCCGGAGATCGCACAGCTGCCAATTCAAGGGGGCCTCTACCCGCAAGGGACAACAAAGGTCCGGAAGGTGACAAAAAGATATGAATTCTATTGCAGCGTGGATCGTATCCCTGAATGAGCGGAAGGTGGCTGCTTTTCTTGGCCTTTTATTATTGCTTCTGCTCGTTTGCCAATGGCTTCTGGCAAAAAACGACCGGCTTGGTGTGGGGTTTATCCTGCCCGCTTTGTTTTTGGGAATGGTTTCCCCCGGGGTTTACCGGGCACTTATCATAGGGACTGTTACACATAGAAAGGACTATTATACAGCCGCTGCGCTTGTTTTTCCAGCCATTCTACTGTTGTGCGTTTATTTTAGCGTTTATTACAGACGGAAGGTGAAGCAAGCGGATAAAAAAAGCCATTAAAACACTGTGATCTTAAGCCTGGCCATTTTGCTCTGCGCAATGTTTATGCTTTTTGCGCCAGAAACAATGGCGGCGGACCTTCAAATCACGCCACACGCAGTTCGGGGTTCTTTGTTGGTATCGTATAAGGAAATAAAGGGCGGGGAGCGATGTTCCCTGCCCTTTGTTTGTGTATCGGTACGGAAATATGCTATAATAAAAATAACCGCAGCAGAGAGCATTTCAAGCGATGTGTTCCGGCTGCCCCGCGGGCGGTGAGCCAGGGCGGGCGCCGCGGCTGTTCCAACGCGGAGCAAAAAACAAAAACGATGCGCGCCGCCCCGCGGCAACCAGGGGCGGCGCGCAATTTTGAACAAAGGAGGGGGCGGCCTGTGGAAAAACGCGCGAAGCGCAAAGAGTTTTTGCTGGATATCGCCTACGATCTGGCGGGCAGCATGCTGTTTGGGGTGGGGGTGTATACCTTTGCGCTGAAGGGCGGGTTTGCCCCCGGGGGCCTTTCGGGCCTGGCGCTGATTGTGAACTATCTCTTCGGCCTGCCCGTGGGCACCGTGAGCCTGGTGCTGAACATCCCCATCATTCTGTGCACCTACAAGACCCTGGGGCACCGCTTTTTTATAAAAAGCCTGCGCACCATGCTCATCAGCACTGCCATCATTGACCTGGTGCTGCCCCTGTTCCCTGTTTACGAGGGCAACCGCCTGCTGGCGGCGGTGTTCAGCGGCATTTTGATGGGGGCCGGCCTTTCGATTATTTATATGCGGGGTTCCAGCACCGGCGGCGCGGACTTTTTGATCCACACCGCCAAGCGAAAGGCCCCCCACATGAGCTTCGGCCAGATCAGCCTTGCCATGGACGGCGTGATCATTCTGCTGGGCGTGCCCGCCTTCGGGGACATCGACTCGGCGCTGTACGGCATGATCGCGGCATTTGCGCTGACCATTGTGATGGACAAGATCATGTACGGCGCGGGCAGCGGCAAGCTGACCCTGATCATCACCGACCGGGGCGCCGAGGTGGCCAAAGCCATTGACGAGGCGGTAGAGCGCGGCAGCACGCTGGTGGATGTGACCGGCAGCTACTCGGGCCTGGGGAAATGCATGGTGATGTGCGCCTGCTCCAACAATGAGGTGTTCAAGGTGCGCACCGCCGCCCACGGGGTGGACCGGGGCGCCATGGTGATGATCTGCGAGGCGAACGAGGTGTTTGGCGAGGGGTTCCACCCGCCGGAAATACAACAAAAGTAACGAAAAGTGCAAGGGCAAAAAAGAGTGAAAAATCCATTTTGCAAGGGATTTTCCACATGGCTGTGAAAAATTTTCCCGAAGGGCTTTACAACAGGTATAAAACCAGGCTTTCCACAAAAAGCGTTGAAAACTCGGTTGAAAGTGTTTAAAACCGCCGTCTGAGCCAAGAGTTTTCAACATACGGCTCCCCCACAGAAAAGCCGGTTTAACTTTTTGTTGAAGAACCGGGGGAAAAAGTGGAAAGAATCGCCGGTTTCGTAAAAGATTTTCCACAAATATATGGTACAACAAAATCAAATCTGGATTGAAAAGGAGCAACGCCGATGGATTGGCTTACAAAAATGGAACAGCGCTGGGGGCGCAAAGCGCCCCGGAACCTGATGCTGGTGATTGCGGGCGGGCAGATCGCCGTGTGGCTGGTGGTGATGCTGGCCTACCAGAATTTATATTCCCTGATCCAGCTTACCCGCAGCGGCCTGGCCGCAGGGCAGGTGTGGCGGCTGGTGAGCTTTGTGTTCAGCCCCGTGAGCATGACCGTGAACCCACTGCTGTTCGCGTTAGCGCTGTATCTGATCTATATGATCGGCACCTCGCTGGAACGGGCGTGGGGCAGCTTTAAATTTGACATGTACCTTGTGCTGGGCATGGCCGGGGCGTGGGTCGCCTGCCTGATCACCGGCTACAGCGACGCGATGGCGCTGTATTATTCGCTGTTTCTGGCCTTTGCGTACCTGTTCCCGGAGGTGCAGCTGCTGCTGTTTTTCTTTATCCCGGTGAAGGTGAAGTGGCTGGGGTGGATCGCGGCCGCCATGTGCCTGCTGAACATTGTTGCCCCGCTTTTTTACGGTGACTGGCGCAGCAGCGTGGCGCTGCTGGTGGGGCTTGCCAACTTTCTGCTGTTTTTCGGCAAGGGGACGGTGCAGGCCCTCCGGGCCGAGGCGAACAACCGCCGGCGCCGCCGGGAGTGGCAGAACCAGTGGCGTGACCGGTAAAAACCGCCGAAAGGCCGCGCTGCAAGGGGGCCGGCCACACTTTTTTGTGGAATTTTGCGCGCCGCCATGCTATAATGAACGTAAAGAGAGCGCCGGGCCTTTTGCCCTGCTCTGAAAGGGGAGCTGCCAATATGAAACTCATCACTGCGATCGTGAACAAAGAGGACTCCAAGCATGTTTGTAACGAGCTGATCAAGGCGGGCTTCTCGGTCACGCGGCTGTCCACCACGGGCGGCTTTTTGATGGCCGGCAATATGACCCTGCTGATCGGCACCGAGGACGAAAAGGTGGACGAGTGCATCGGGCTGATCGCGGGCTGCTGCAAGCAGCGCACCGAGGTGGTGCCCAGCACCGCCAGCTACGGCATTGGGGTGGCCACGGCCTACCCCCTGCAGGTCACGGTGGGCGGGGCGACCGTGTTCGTGACCAATGTGGAGCGGTTCGAAAAGCTGTGATGCTGGACCGGCTGGCGGGAAACGCCGAACTGAAACAGGACTTGCAGGCCGCCCTGCGCGCAGGGCGGCTTTCTCATAGTGTGCTGCTGTGCGGCGAGGCGGGCTGCGGCGCGGGCTTTGCCGCCCGGTGCCTGGCGGCCGACCGGCTGTACCCCCAGGGCGGGCCGCAGGCCGAGGCCGTGCTGGCCGGCCGGGCGGCCGAGTGCTGCGAGGTGCGGGGCGAAGGGGCCTCGGGCGAGATCAAGATCGACCGGGTGCGCCAGGTGCGCCGCCAGGTGTTTGACACCGCGCTTTCCGCCGAGGGGCGGGCGGTGATTTTTTACGGCGCCCACAAGCTGAACGGCCCCAGCGCAAACGCGCTGCTGAAGGTGCTGGAAGAGCCGCCCGAGGGGGTGCTGTTTGTGCTGACCGCCACCGGGGCGGCCGCGGTGCTGCCCACCATCCGCAGCCGGTGCGAGGGGTATACCGTGGCGCCGGTGAGCGCGGCCGAGTGCGAGGCGTACCTGAAAAAGGAATTCCCGGCCTGCGCAAGGCCCGGCCTGCTGGCCCGGGTGTATGCAGGGCGGATCGGCCTGGCCCGGGCCGCTGCCGGCGAGCCGGAGGCCGCCCGAAGCTTGGACGAGGCGCTGGAGCTGGCCCGCGCTGTGGGCGAAAAAAATGAGTATGAGCTTTTGGTGCGGCTGGCGGGCTATGAAAAGGACAAGCCCGCCGCCCAGCGCCTTCTGCGGGACCTTGCCAGCGTGGCGGCCGCCGCGCTGGAGGGGGAAACGAGCCTTGGCCTGCCGCCCAAAGCGGCTGCCCGCACGGCGGCGCTGTGCGGCGCGGCGGTGCAGGATATGGCCCGGAACCTGAACCAGAAGCTGCTGCTGACGTGCCTGGCCGCACGGCTGGCCGGCTAGCGGCGCACCGGGAGCTGGCGCCGGCGCTCCCCTTCTTCTTTACAAACTTTTGCCCAAGTTCCGCCGCGGGCAAAAGAAATGAACACCCGCCCCGCGGCAGGGCAAGCGAGAACCATATGAAAAAGATCGTTTCCGTCCGCTTTAAGCCGGGCGGCAAAGCCTATTATTTCGACCCCACCGGGTTTGAGATCCAGACCGGCGACCACGTGATTGTGGACACCGCCCGCGGCACCGAGTGCGGTGAGGTGGTGGCCGGGCCCCGGGATGTGCCGGACAGCCAGGTGGCCCACGAGCTGAAACCCGTCAAGCGCATGGCCGACGCGGTGGACGTGCGCCGCATGGAAAAAAACCGGGCCGATGAAAAGGCCGCCTTTGAGGTGTGCAGTCAGCGCATCGAGGCCCACAAGCTGGATATGAAGCTGGTGGAGGCGGAGTACAACCTGGACCGCACCAAGATCGTGTTCTACTTTACCGCCGACGGCCGCATCGACTTCCGGGACCTGGTAAAGGATCTGGCCGGGGTATTCCACACCCGGATCGAGCTGCGGCAGATCGGCGTGCGGGACGAGAGCAAGATGCTGGGAGGCCTTGGGATCTGCGGGCAGCCCTTTTGCTGCAGCCGCTTTTTGAAGGATTTCCAGCCGGTTTCCATCAAGATGGCGAAGGAACAGGGGCTCTCGCTCAACCCCACCAAGATCAGCGGCAGCTGCGGGCGGCTGATGTGCTGCCTTTCCTATGAGCAAAAGGCCTACGAATACCTGAACGGCATCACCCCCATGCCGGGCAGCATTGTGCGCACGCCGGACGGCGACGGCATGGTGGTGGAGGCAAACCCGGTGAGCGGCATGCTGAAGGTGCGGTTCCAGAACGAGGCGCTGGCCCCCAAATACTATAAGCGCAGCGAGTGCACCTACCTGCGGGGCGGCAAACGCGCGCCCCGGGCGCCGGACCCGGAAGAGGAATAAGCAGGGGCTTTTTGGGCCACACTGCTACCAAAGGCACGGCAAAGTTTTCGGCAAATTTTCACCTGCAGGGCCTTGTTCTTTTTGGATTTTATGCTACAATAAACCCATAAAGGGGCAATGCCCCCTGCCCGCGCGGCGCCCGCTTTCCCTGGGCCTGCGGCGGGCGCCAAAGAATATGGAGAAAAAGGAGAGAATGATCATGGCTTATAAGATCACTGACGCCTGCGTTTCCTGCGGCACCTGCGAGGGCGAGTGCCCCGTGAGCGCCATCAGCCAGGGCGACGGCAAGTACGAGATCGACCCTGATACCTGCATTTCCTGCGGTACCTGTGCCGGCGCTTGCCCTGTGGGCGCCATCGAAGAGGGCTGAAAAAGCCCCCTTGAGGCGGTAAAACAAAAAAGAGCGGCGGGTGGATTCACCTGCCGCTTTTTCTGTGCCGCGCCCGGCGCGCGGCGGGCTGCAAAGAGGTGGAACAGCGAGTGGATTATTCGGCGGAGACATTGTATAATGGAACCGGTGTGTATGTGAGCGGGGCGCACCGCTTTGGCACCGACGCCATGCTGCTTTCGGCGTTTTGCAGGCCGCGGCGCGCCGAGCGGGCGGTGGATCTGTGCAGCGGGTGCGGCATTGTGGCG
This window of the Oscillospiraceae bacterium genome carries:
- a CDS encoding membrane protein, which gives rise to MEKRAKRKEFLLDIAYDLAGSMLFGVGVYTFALKGGFAPGGLSGLALIVNYLFGLPVGTVSLVLNIPIILCTYKTLGHRFFIKSLRTMLISTAIIDLVLPLFPVYEGNRLLAAVFSGILMGAGLSIIYMRGSSTGGADFLIHTAKRKAPHMSFGQISLAMDGVIILLGVPAFGDIDSALYGMIAAFALTIVMDKIMYGAGSGKLTLIITDRGAEVAKAIDEAVERGSTLVDVTGSYSGLGKCMVMCACSNNEVFKVRTAAHGVDRGAMVMICEANEVFGEGFHPPEIQQK
- a CDS encoding stage 0 sporulation protein — protein: MKKIVSVRFKPGGKAYYFDPTGFEIQTGDHVIVDTARGTECGEVVAGPRDVPDSQVAHELKPVKRMADAVDVRRMEKNRADEKAAFEVCSQRIEAHKLDMKLVEAEYNLDRTKIVFYFTADGRIDFRDLVKDLAGVFHTRIELRQIGVRDESKMLGGLGICGQPFCCSRFLKDFQPVSIKMAKEQGLSLNPTKISGSCGRLMCCLSYEQKAYEYLNGITPMPGSIVRTPDGDGMVVEANPVSGMLKVRFQNEALAPKYYKRSECTYLRGGKRAPRAPDPEEE
- a CDS encoding ferredoxin, whose translation is MAYKITDACVSCGTCEGECPVSAISQGDGKYEIDPDTCISCGTCAGACPVGAIEEG